A single window of Flavobacterium sp. 140616W15 DNA harbors:
- a CDS encoding M20 family metallo-hydrolase, with the protein MKNIETLQQEAIALLKSLIETPSFSSEEDQTALLIENWFNQNGIPFKRENNNVWAFNKYFDEKKPTLLLNSHHDTVKPNQAYTNDPFKAIVKDGKLFGLGSNDAGGCLVSLLATFVHFYNNEKLSYNLVIVASAEEESSGKNGLNSVLQHLPELDCAIVGEPTLMQLAVAEKGLLVLDVKVKGTASHAAHQNEDNSLYNAIPVMEWFRNYKYDKISDVLGPVKMTVTQINAGKQHNVVPSECDLVVDIRVNDCYSNTEILEVVKANIKAEVTPRSMHLNASSIPVAHALVQAGIALGRTTYGSPTLSDQSVLSCQSLKLGPGETLRSHSADEFIFINEIEEGIELYIKILTDFFKL; encoded by the coding sequence ATGAAAAATATAGAAACGCTCCAGCAAGAAGCAATAGCATTATTGAAAAGTTTAATCGAAACCCCTTCTTTTTCAAGTGAGGAAGATCAAACGGCACTTTTAATCGAAAATTGGTTCAATCAAAACGGAATTCCTTTTAAGAGAGAAAACAATAATGTGTGGGCTTTCAACAAGTATTTTGATGAAAAGAAACCAACTCTTTTACTTAATTCACATCACGATACAGTAAAACCAAACCAAGCATATACTAATGATCCTTTTAAAGCTATTGTAAAAGACGGCAAATTATTTGGATTAGGAAGTAATGATGCAGGAGGTTGTTTGGTTTCGCTATTGGCAACGTTTGTACATTTTTATAACAACGAAAAGTTATCGTATAATTTGGTAATCGTAGCTTCTGCAGAAGAAGAGAGCAGTGGGAAAAATGGATTAAATAGTGTTTTACAACATTTACCAGAGTTGGATTGCGCAATTGTAGGGGAGCCTACATTGATGCAATTGGCTGTAGCCGAAAAAGGATTATTAGTGCTAGATGTTAAGGTAAAAGGTACAGCAAGCCATGCAGCACATCAAAATGAAGATAATTCATTATATAATGCTATTCCGGTAATGGAATGGTTTAGAAACTATAAATACGATAAAATATCTGATGTTTTAGGGCCAGTAAAAATGACTGTAACTCAAATAAATGCAGGAAAACAGCATAACGTAGTGCCATCAGAATGTGATTTGGTAGTCGATATTCGTGTAAATGATTGTTATTCAAATACCGAGATTTTAGAAGTGGTAAAAGCCAATATAAAAGCTGAAGTAACACCGCGTTCTATGCATCTTAATGCATCCTCAATACCAGTAGCACATGCTTTGGTTCAAGCAGGAATTGCTTTAGGAAGAACAACTTATGGTTCGCCAACGCTTTCGGATCAATCCGTTTTAAGCTGCCAGTCATTAAAGTTAGGACCCGGAGAAACATTGCGTTCACACTCGGCAGACGAATTTATTTTTATCAATGAAATTGAAGAAGGAATCGAATTGTATATTAAAATACTAACTGATTTCTTTAAATTATAA
- a CDS encoding DUF2157 domain-containing protein: protein MTQFDEQATQKLFEKNLITEEQFVQVKAYRSLGIFSLYNELKLFLYLSVLLFTTGIGILIYQNIDTIGHVAILSLLLIVTVICFYFCFKNSKGFQKEDSSFENPVLQYLVLTATILSCIFVGYIQFQYELFGTHYGLATLVPTIISFFCAYYFDNKSVLTIAVTGLAAYIGLSVSPQTLLSNDFYTTDTLSYSAIILGGLLILWTIYSAKINLKIHFNFIYLTYALHLICIAAINNLFQGYWLIFAIVLGASAYYFYKVSYQIPAISLFVFTIIYAYIGINIIVFKFLEFINADDFFEFIMVLTPFYIIGSIVLFIILIKNFNKQKANDSIR from the coding sequence ATGACACAATTTGATGAACAGGCAACTCAAAAACTTTTTGAGAAGAACTTAATTACCGAAGAACAATTTGTGCAGGTAAAAGCCTATCGCAGTTTAGGGATTTTTTCGCTATATAACGAATTAAAGTTATTCCTATACCTATCAGTTTTGTTATTTACAACAGGAATCGGAATCTTGATTTATCAAAATATAGATACAATAGGTCATGTCGCTATTTTATCTTTGCTTCTAATTGTAACAGTAATCTGTTTTTATTTTTGCTTTAAAAATTCAAAAGGATTTCAAAAAGAAGATTCTAGTTTTGAAAATCCAGTATTACAATATTTAGTCCTTACGGCTACAATTCTTAGCTGTATTTTTGTAGGGTACATTCAATTTCAATACGAGCTATTCGGGACTCATTATGGTTTGGCAACATTAGTCCCTACAATTATTAGTTTTTTTTGTGCTTATTATTTTGATAATAAAAGTGTATTAACAATTGCTGTAACAGGTTTAGCAGCTTATATAGGTCTTTCGGTAAGTCCGCAAACCTTACTTAGCAATGATTTTTATACAACAGATACCTTAAGTTATTCGGCAATTATATTAGGAGGATTATTAATCCTTTGGACTATTTATAGCGCAAAGATTAATTTAAAAATACATTTCAATTTTATCTACCTTACTTATGCTTTGCATTTGATATGTATTGCAGCGATCAATAACCTATTTCAAGGTTATTGGTTAATTTTTGCAATTGTCTTAGGAGCTTCTGCTTATTATTTCTACAAAGTAAGCTATCAGATTCCAGCAATTTCATTATTTGTGTTTACAATTATATACGCCTACATTGGTATTAATATTATAGTTTTTAAATTTTTAGAGTTTATAAATGCCGATGATTTCTTTGAATTTATAATGGTTTTAACTCCTTTTTACATAATAGGATCTATTGTTTTATTTATCATATTAATTAAAAATTTCAATAAACAAAAAGCAAATGATAGTATACGATAA
- a CDS encoding HD domain-containing protein: protein MDIQSIYQKTIIFAALKHSESNQLIPDSQLPYIVHLSNVAMEILIAASNTKEFDLNFATQIALLHDTLEDTATTFDELELEFGIEIAKGVSALTKNGNLPKEERMLDSLNRISSQRKEVWAVKLADRITNLQKPPKTWNSLKKENTKMKLSLF, encoded by the coding sequence ATGGATATTCAATCAATTTATCAAAAAACAATAATTTTTGCTGCCCTTAAACATTCAGAAAGCAATCAGCTTATTCCTGATTCTCAACTACCGTATATTGTTCATTTAAGCAATGTGGCAATGGAAATTTTAATTGCCGCAAGTAATACTAAGGAATTTGATTTAAATTTTGCTACTCAGATTGCATTATTACATGACACTTTAGAAGATACAGCTACAACATTTGATGAATTAGAACTTGAATTTGGAATTGAAATAGCCAAAGGTGTTTCTGCCCTCACAAAGAATGGTAATTTACCAAAAGAAGAAAGAATGCTTGATAGTTTGAACCGAATTTCATCTCAAAGAAAAGAAGTTTGGGCTGTAAAATTAGCAGATAGGATAACTAACTTACAGAAACCTCCTAAAACATGGAATAGTCTTAAAAAAGAAAATACAAAAATGAAGCTGAGTCTATTTTAG
- the ytxJ gene encoding bacillithiol system redox-active protein YtxJ — protein sequence MSFLSSLFGNSDQNESSETKINWIPLTSVDQLDEIVTESKDKQILIFKHSTRCSISRMALKQFEKEFDLDNKVKAYFLDLIAHRDVSNEIASRFNVVHQSPQLLLIKDGKSIYDVSHSDIDAETLKTKV from the coding sequence ATGAGTTTTCTATCATCATTATTTGGAAATTCTGATCAAAATGAATCATCAGAAACCAAAATAAACTGGATCCCTTTAACAAGTGTAGACCAATTAGACGAAATCGTAACTGAGTCTAAAGATAAGCAAATTCTTATATTTAAACACAGTACAAGATGTAGTATTAGCAGAATGGCCCTAAAACAATTTGAAAAAGAGTTTGATTTAGACAATAAAGTTAAGGCTTATTTTCTTGATTTAATAGCACATCGTGATGTTTCTAATGAAATAGCATCTCGTTTTAATGTCGTTCATCAATCTCCTCAATTATTACTTATTAAAGACGGAAAATCAATATATGATGTTTCTCATAGTGATATTGACGCTGAAACTTTAAAAACTAAAGTGTAA